Proteins co-encoded in one Lysobacter solisilvae genomic window:
- the gluQRS gene encoding tRNA glutamyl-Q(34) synthetase GluQRS, which yields MHTRPDAAPDRSATGAGYRGRFAPSPTGDLHPGSLVAALGSWLLARQSDGAWLVRVEDVDPPREVAGATQRQLDALAAFGLQSDEPVVRQSERGALYAAALDRLLAQGDAFECHCSRTDLRATHGIHRHCVPGRRRPDPAIRLRVPDGAVIAFDDALQGTYCQDVAREVGDFVLRRTEGLWAYQLAVVVDDAAQGITDVVRGADLLDSTPRQILLQQRLGLPVPRHAHLPLVVDALGNKLSKSEAAAPVDPARPLPALQSAWAALRQDPAAVDGIGDVAGFLAHARAAFDAARLRGAAQVAFAASQHTGFTIAS from the coding sequence ATGCACACTCGCCCCGACGCCGCGCCCGACCGCTCCGCCACCGGGGCCGGCTATCGCGGACGCTTCGCGCCCTCGCCCACCGGCGACCTGCATCCCGGATCGCTGGTCGCCGCGCTGGGCAGCTGGCTGCTGGCTCGACAGTCCGACGGCGCCTGGCTGGTCCGCGTCGAGGACGTCGACCCGCCGCGCGAAGTCGCCGGCGCGACCCAACGCCAGCTCGACGCCCTGGCCGCCTTCGGCCTGCAATCGGATGAACCGGTCGTGCGGCAGAGCGAACGCGGCGCCCTCTATGCCGCCGCACTGGACCGCCTGCTGGCGCAGGGCGACGCCTTCGAATGCCACTGCAGCCGCACGGACCTGCGCGCCACCCATGGCATCCATCGGCATTGCGTGCCGGGCCGCCGGCGTCCGGACCCCGCGATCCGCCTGCGCGTCCCCGACGGCGCCGTGATCGCGTTCGACGACGCCCTCCAGGGGACGTACTGCCAGGACGTCGCCCGCGAGGTCGGCGATTTCGTGCTGCGCCGGACCGAGGGCCTGTGGGCCTACCAGCTGGCCGTGGTCGTCGACGACGCCGCGCAGGGCATCACCGACGTCGTGCGCGGCGCCGACCTGCTCGATTCCACGCCCCGCCAGATCCTGCTCCAGCAGCGGCTGGGCCTGCCTGTGCCCCGGCATGCGCACCTGCCGCTGGTCGTCGACGCGCTCGGGAACAAGCTGTCCAAGTCGGAGGCGGCCGCCCCGGTCGATCCGGCACGGCCCCTGCCCGCGCTGCAGTCCGCGTGGGCGGCGCTGCGCCAGGATCCGGCCGCCGTCGATGGCATCGGCGACGTCGCGGGCTTCCTTGCGCATGCGCGCGCGGCCTTCGATGCAGCACGCCTGCGCGGCGCGGCGCAAGTTGCCTTCGCCGCGTCGCAACATACGGGGTTCACAATTGCCTCCTAG
- the phbB gene encoding acetoacetyl-CoA reductase, which yields MQSRVALVTGGTGGIGTSIVKRLAGMGHKVATNYRNEEKAKAWQAQLREQGFDVALARGDVSSAQEAQAMVQDVERQIGPVEILVNNAGITRDTTFHRMTPEQWNEVICTNLNSCFNVTRPVIEGMRERKWGRIIQISSINGQKGQYGQANYAAAKAGMHGFTISLAQENAKFGVTVNTVCPGYIATDMVMAVPEEVRNKIITQIPTGRLGSPEEIAYAVAFFVPDEAAWITGANLSANGGQYMGW from the coding sequence ATGCAGTCACGCGTCGCCCTCGTTACTGGCGGTACCGGTGGAATCGGCACCTCGATCGTCAAGCGCCTGGCCGGGATGGGCCACAAGGTCGCCACCAACTACCGCAACGAGGAGAAGGCGAAAGCGTGGCAGGCGCAGTTGCGCGAGCAGGGTTTCGACGTGGCCCTGGCCCGCGGCGACGTCTCCAGCGCGCAGGAAGCGCAGGCGATGGTGCAGGACGTGGAGCGCCAGATCGGACCGGTGGAGATCCTGGTCAACAACGCCGGCATCACCCGCGACACGACCTTCCACCGGATGACGCCCGAGCAGTGGAACGAGGTCATCTGCACCAACCTCAACTCCTGCTTCAACGTCACCCGCCCCGTCATCGAGGGCATGCGCGAGCGCAAGTGGGGACGGATCATCCAGATCAGTTCGATCAACGGCCAGAAGGGCCAGTACGGCCAGGCCAACTACGCCGCCGCCAAGGCCGGCATGCACGGCTTCACCATCTCCCTCGCGCAGGAAAACGCGAAGTTCGGCGTCACCGTCAACACGGTGTGCCCGGGCTACATCGCCACCGACATGGTGATGGCCGTGCCCGAGGAAGTCCGCAACAAGATCATCACGCAGATCCCGACCGGCCGCCTGGGCTCGCCCGAGGAAATTGCTTACGCCGTCGCATTTTTCGTTCCCGACGAGGCGGCGTGGATCACCGGCGCCAACCTCTCGGCCAACGGCGGCCAGTACATGGGCTGGTAG